From a single Paenibacillus sp. FSL R5-0345 genomic region:
- a CDS encoding glycosyltransferase family 4 protein, whose product MLRVAYIDHTAKWSGGEVALFNILTHIGEQIDPLVILAEDGALAERLREKGMDVRIIPLDESIRSRGRNAVNLGAPAAAFKLLAYGRKLAPLLKAEKVDCVHTNSLKSALYGAIAAKIAGVPLIWHIRDHIGAPYLKPVVAKGIRLLSRLLPNGVIANSHSTLNALELPRSKKTLVVYSAFAKAIGNGIGMRDQKEFNVLLVGRLAHWKGQHIVLEAAKSFKNEPRVKFWLAGDALFGEEAYKQELLQKIKNDELTNVSMLGHVDDIQGLMNTADLLIHTSVTPEPFGQVIVEGMAAGLPVVASNEGGPVEIVVPGETGLLIEPGDAAILADSIKWMLDHPEERRRMADNGMKRVKEQFVIENTVKDIVDYYKGLLAST is encoded by the coding sequence ATGCTTAGAGTGGCCTATATAGATCACACTGCTAAATGGAGTGGTGGAGAAGTTGCCCTATTTAACATCCTTACCCATATTGGAGAACAGATTGATCCACTTGTAATCCTGGCCGAGGATGGTGCGCTGGCTGAACGGCTACGTGAAAAGGGAATGGATGTCCGTATTATTCCGCTAGATGAGAGCATCAGAAGTCGTGGTAGAAATGCAGTCAACTTGGGAGCACCTGCTGCAGCCTTCAAGCTGTTGGCTTACGGTCGTAAGCTTGCTCCGCTCTTAAAAGCGGAGAAGGTAGATTGCGTGCACACCAATTCTCTGAAATCTGCATTATACGGAGCCATCGCTGCTAAAATAGCGGGCGTTCCATTGATTTGGCACATCCGAGACCATATTGGAGCTCCTTATTTAAAGCCTGTTGTTGCTAAAGGAATTCGTTTACTGTCGCGCCTGCTCCCAAATGGAGTCATCGCGAATTCACATTCTACGCTGAATGCTTTGGAGCTGCCGCGTTCGAAGAAAACGCTGGTCGTATACTCCGCATTCGCTAAAGCGATTGGTAATGGGATCGGCATGCGGGATCAGAAGGAATTTAACGTATTGCTAGTTGGTCGATTGGCGCATTGGAAGGGCCAGCATATTGTGCTGGAAGCCGCAAAAAGCTTTAAGAACGAACCTCGCGTGAAGTTCTGGCTGGCCGGAGACGCTCTCTTTGGAGAAGAGGCTTATAAGCAGGAGTTGCTTCAAAAGATAAAAAACGACGAGCTTACTAATGTAAGCATGCTAGGGCATGTGGATGATATTCAAGGCCTTATGAATACCGCTGATTTACTGATTCATACTTCGGTAACTCCTGAGCCTTTTGGCCAAGTGATCGTTGAAGGAATGGCAGCAGGATTACCGGTTGTTGCCTCCAATGAAGGCGGGCCGGTAGAAATTGTAGTTCCAGGTGAGACAGGATTACTGATAGAGCCTGGAGACGCGGCGATACTGGCAGACTCCATTAAATGGATGCTGGATCACCCAGAAGAAAGACGGCGGATGGCGGACAATGGGATGAAACGAGTGAAAGAGCAGTTTGTTATCGAGAATACGGTCAAGGACATCGTTGACTACTATAAAGGTTTGTTGGCGAGCACCTGA
- a CDS encoding glycosyltransferase encodes MKIAIAHDYLIQMGGAERVVEVFHHMYPEAPIYTTVFNGSRLTDNLKDADIRASWLQKIPGVKTNFKGVLPLYPMAIRDLDFRGFDIVLSSSSAFMKSIQVPKHTFHLCYCHTPMRFAWDYDTYMERQSNSGLFKKMLKVYMQQLKSWDQRTSKNVNQFVANSSVVKTRIQNYYHRDADVIFPPINTARFTSSSSIGDYYLIVSRLVSYKRIDLAVEAFNRNGLKLYIVGDGPDRKRLEGMAKDNVSFLGRLEDEQVTGMMAQCRAFIFPGEEDFGITPLEANAAGRPVIAYQAGGALDTIIPYVNGVFFQHQEVEDLLKAIYEVESYAWDIDQIMEHARKFDEQAFMVKFKQYVEQAYVNFLKGG; translated from the coding sequence ATGAAAATTGCGATAGCGCACGATTACTTAATCCAAATGGGCGGCGCGGAAAGAGTGGTGGAAGTCTTTCATCACATGTATCCCGAGGCTCCAATCTACACAACGGTTTTTAACGGAAGCCGCCTTACTGACAATCTCAAAGATGCGGATATACGTGCCTCTTGGCTGCAAAAGATACCGGGGGTAAAGACCAATTTTAAAGGGGTGCTGCCACTTTACCCAATGGCCATCCGTGATTTGGACTTTCGCGGTTTCGATATCGTCCTGAGTTCCAGCAGTGCTTTTATGAAAAGTATTCAAGTTCCTAAACATACGTTTCATCTTTGTTACTGCCATACGCCTATGCGCTTTGCATGGGATTATGACACCTACATGGAACGTCAGTCGAATTCCGGGTTGTTCAAGAAAATGCTTAAGGTATACATGCAGCAGCTCAAATCGTGGGACCAGCGGACTTCTAAAAATGTGAATCAGTTCGTAGCCAATTCTTCAGTAGTGAAGACAAGGATTCAGAACTATTATCACCGGGATGCAGATGTCATATTTCCACCGATTAATACAGCCCGTTTCACAAGCTCTTCTAGCATTGGTGACTATTATTTAATAGTATCTCGACTTGTTTCCTACAAGCGGATTGATTTAGCTGTAGAGGCTTTTAACCGTAACGGTCTTAAGCTGTACATCGTAGGGGATGGACCAGATCGTAAACGTCTCGAAGGCATGGCTAAGGACAATGTATCGTTTTTAGGCCGGCTAGAGGATGAGCAAGTAACCGGAATGATGGCACAGTGTAGAGCATTTATTTTTCCGGGAGAAGAGGACTTTGGAATCACACCGCTGGAAGCGAACGCTGCGGGAAGACCGGTCATTGCTTATCAAGCAGGTGGTGCACTAGATACTATTATTCCTTATGTAAATGGTGTGTTCTTTCAGCATCAAGAAGTGGAGGATCTACTAAAGGCTATTTACGAGGTAGAGTCCTACGCTTGGGATATCGATCAAATTATGGAGCATGCACGTAAATTTGATGAGCAGGCGTTTATGGTTAAGTTCAAGCAGTATGTTGAGCAGGCCTACGTCAATTTTCTAAAAGGAGGATGA
- a CDS encoding UDP-glucose dehydrogenase family protein has protein sequence MKLTVIGTGYVGLVSGVCFALGGHHVICVDKDEEKIKKLKRMESPIYEPGIEELIELNLREERLSFSADLQDSVRRSDIIILAVGTPSLPNGEADLTYIENAAVEIAKAMEGHKIIMTKSTVPVGTNEKISNILSKSTHHSFDIVSAPEFLREGSAIRDTLHPDRIVIGLDNPELEPTMRELHKGFTVNVFVTDIRSAEMIKYASNAFLATKISFINEIANICEKVGADVTEVAQGMGMDQRIGSSFLQAGIGYGGSCFPKDTNALIQIAGNVDYEFKLLKSVVEVNKGQRFMIISKLHESLGSLRSSTIGIWGLAFKPNTDDVREAPAREIVEALVAEGATVKLYDPIAATNFRQQYDHPQLRWCNLPEEAAEGSDAVCLLTDWSLLKDIDLHQLAKSMRNGVLIDGRNVYSKEQIEGTGLVYHSVGRPQMGGLSGYSASVAGAV, from the coding sequence ATGAAGCTGACAGTAATCGGTACTGGGTATGTGGGTCTTGTATCTGGCGTATGTTTTGCACTGGGCGGACATCATGTCATCTGTGTGGATAAGGACGAGGAAAAGATTAAGAAGCTGAAACGGATGGAATCACCCATCTATGAGCCGGGAATTGAGGAACTGATTGAACTGAATCTTCGTGAGGAACGATTATCCTTTTCTGCGGATCTGCAGGATTCGGTACGTCGTTCAGATATTATCATCCTTGCAGTAGGTACGCCATCGTTGCCTAATGGTGAAGCAGACTTAACCTACATTGAGAATGCAGCTGTTGAAATCGCTAAAGCGATGGAAGGGCACAAAATTATAATGACAAAATCTACAGTTCCCGTAGGAACAAATGAGAAAATCTCCAACATACTTTCTAAATCTACCCATCATTCTTTTGATATCGTGTCTGCTCCCGAGTTTTTACGTGAAGGGTCAGCGATTCGCGATACCCTCCATCCCGATAGAATTGTCATTGGTCTCGATAATCCAGAGCTGGAACCAACTATGCGCGAGCTTCATAAGGGTTTCACAGTAAATGTATTTGTAACAGATATACGCAGTGCTGAAATGATCAAATATGCTTCGAATGCATTTTTGGCCACGAAGATTTCCTTTATTAACGAGATCGCCAATATTTGCGAAAAAGTGGGAGCTGATGTAACCGAAGTAGCACAAGGAATGGGTATGGACCAAAGAATCGGGTCATCCTTCCTGCAGGCTGGCATCGGTTATGGAGGCTCCTGTTTCCCGAAAGACACTAATGCGCTCATTCAAATTGCGGGCAACGTCGATTACGAATTCAAATTATTGAAATCTGTAGTCGAAGTGAACAAAGGACAACGGTTTATGATCATCTCCAAGCTGCATGAATCACTTGGCAGTCTGCGCAGTTCGACGATTGGGATCTGGGGGCTTGCTTTCAAGCCTAACACTGATGATGTCCGCGAAGCTCCCGCCAGAGAGATTGTTGAGGCGCTGGTGGCTGAAGGGGCTACGGTTAAACTGTATGATCCAATCGCAGCTACAAATTTCAGGCAGCAATATGATCATCCGCAGCTTCGTTGGTGCAATCTGCCAGAGGAAGCGGCTGAGGGCAGCGATGCCGTATGCCTGCTTACCGATTGGAGCCTACTCAAGGACATTGATCTGCATCAGCTGGCGAAAAGCATGCGTAATGGGGTGCTGATCGATGGACGCAATGTGTATTCCAAGGAGCAAATCGAGGGTACCGGCCTCGTTTATCATTCTGTCGGCCGCCCGCAGATGGGTGGATTGAGCGGTTATTCTGCTAGTGTGGCTGGAGCGGTTTAA
- a CDS encoding sugar phosphate nucleotidyltransferase, with protein MKMVLLSGGSGKRLWPLSNDSRSKQFLKVLESPQGEPESMVQRVWRQLEEAGMAESSYLATGRGQVEMIQSQLGSHVPIIVEPERRDTFPAIALTATYLYSVAGVSPAETVAILPVDPYVEASFFDTIAMLEGTMLESGANLALMGVIPEHASEKYGYIIPTTEEAGENGFMKVSHFQEKPDRIQAEQLIEQNALWNCGVFAFRLGYLLDILQRKGLPLGYEELQKQYKLLSSISFDYEVVEKEEHIVVQPYDGFWKDLGTWNTLTEEMSSKHVGKGFVTADSEGTCLINELDIPITVIGAKDLIIAASPDGILVTHKAESPRIKEVLKTFEQRPMYEERRWGHYKVIDYVKYDEGNEVLTKRIFISEGNNISYQLHRKRSEIWTIVSGEASIVLNEKKHNVKAGDVVRIPEGTKHAILALTDVEFIEVQTGSELVEEDNIRITLDWNDIELQQFIS; from the coding sequence ATGAAAATGGTACTTCTATCAGGCGGTTCAGGTAAACGGTTATGGCCGTTGTCCAACGACTCACGTTCAAAGCAATTTCTAAAGGTACTTGAAAGCCCTCAAGGTGAACCAGAATCCATGGTACAACGTGTCTGGAGACAGCTGGAGGAAGCGGGAATGGCAGAATCATCTTATCTGGCCACCGGCCGCGGCCAAGTAGAAATGATACAAAGCCAACTGGGAAGTCATGTGCCGATTATCGTTGAACCGGAGCGTCGGGATACTTTTCCGGCTATCGCCTTAACAGCTACCTATCTTTATTCGGTTGCAGGTGTTTCTCCAGCGGAGACGGTAGCGATTTTGCCTGTTGACCCTTATGTAGAAGCATCCTTTTTCGATACCATAGCTATGCTTGAAGGGACTATGCTAGAAAGTGGAGCAAATCTGGCTCTAATGGGTGTTATTCCTGAACACGCCTCAGAGAAATACGGATATATCATTCCTACCACCGAAGAGGCGGGGGAGAACGGTTTTATGAAGGTGAGTCACTTTCAAGAGAAGCCAGACCGCATACAAGCAGAACAGCTTATCGAGCAAAATGCATTGTGGAATTGCGGAGTATTTGCCTTCCGTCTAGGGTACTTGTTAGATATTTTGCAGCGTAAAGGGTTGCCTTTAGGATATGAAGAATTGCAGAAGCAATATAAGCTATTGTCTTCCATCAGCTTTGATTATGAAGTGGTGGAGAAAGAAGAACATATTGTGGTACAGCCGTATGATGGATTCTGGAAGGATCTTGGAACGTGGAATACGCTAACAGAGGAAATGAGCAGCAAGCATGTAGGCAAGGGTTTTGTGACGGCGGATTCTGAGGGGACTTGCTTGATTAATGAGCTGGATATTCCAATTACGGTAATTGGTGCGAAGGATCTGATCATCGCGGCTAGCCCGGATGGGATTCTAGTTACCCATAAAGCCGAGAGTCCACGGATTAAAGAAGTGCTGAAGACCTTTGAACAGAGACCGATGTACGAGGAACGCCGCTGGGGCCATTACAAAGTTATTGATTATGTGAAATATGACGAGGGCAATGAAGTGCTGACTAAACGGATTTTTATATCCGAGGGGAATAATATCAGCTATCAGTTACATCGCAAACGTAGTGAAATTTGGACAATCGTCAGCGGCGAAGCAAGTATTGTGCTGAATGAGAAAAAACATAATGTGAAGGCTGGGGACGTGGTACGTATACCGGAAGGAACGAAGCACGCAATCCTTGCTTTGACGGATGTTGAGTTTATAGAGGTACAGACGGGTTCTGAATTAGTAGAAGAAGATAATATTCGTATTACTTTAGACTGGAATGATATAGAACTACAACAATTCATTTCATAG